From one Vigna radiata var. radiata cultivar VC1973A unplaced genomic scaffold, Vradiata_ver6 scaffold_165, whole genome shotgun sequence genomic stretch:
- the LOC106779669 gene encoding probable sucrose-phosphate synthase 3 isoform X2: MAGNEWINGYLEAILSTGAPTIEEQKPAPVTLRDGGHFNPTKYFVEEVVTSVDESDLYRTWIKVVATRNTRERSSRLENMCWRIWHLTRKKKQLEWEESQRVAHRRWEREQGRREATEDMSEDLSEGEKGDGIGEMMQSETPKEKIQRQISNLEVWSDDKKEKKLYLVLLSLHGLVRGENMELGRDSDTGGQIKYVVELARALAKMPGVYRVDLFTRQISSPEIDWSYGEPTEMLTVGGDDDDNIGESSGAYIIRIPFGPRDKYLQKELLWPYIQEFVDGALAHILNMSKVLGEQVGGGQPVWPYVIHGHYADAGDSAAILSGALNVPMVLTGHSLGRNKLEQLLKQGRQSKEDINSTYKMMRRIEAEELSLDAAELVITSTKQEIEEQWGLYDGFDVKLEKVLRARARRGVNCHGRFMPRMAVIPPGMDFSNVMSQEDGPEADGEIFQLTASVEGSSPKAMPSIWSEVMRFFRNPHKPVILALSRPDPKKNLTTLLKAYGESRPLRELANLVLIMGNRDDIDEMSSGNASVLTTVLKMIDKYDLYGRVAYPKHHKQSDVPEIYRFAAKTKGVFINPALVEPFGLTLIEAAAHGLPMVATKNGGPVDIHRALNNGLLVDPHDQQAIADALIKLLSDKNLWHECRKNGWKNIHLFSWPEHCRTYLTRVAACRMRHPQWQTNTPGNDINAEESFNDSLKDVQDMSLRLSIDADLAGLGSGSDTQDQVKRLLSKMKKPDSGSLNDTNKLPENVTGKYPLLWRRRRLIVIALDIYDDKGAPGQTMIQIVQRIIKAAQLDPQNARVSGFALSTAMPMLETVEFLKSGNIQANDFDVLICSSGSEVYYPGTYTEDGKLLPDPDYEAHIDYRWGCEGLRKTIWNLMSTAEGEKKPSSPIEEDLKASNAHCISYKVKDLTKAKRVDDLRQKLRMRGLRCHPMYCRGSSSVQVIPLLASRAQALRNW, from the exons ATGGCGGGGAATGAATGGATTAATGGGTACTTGGAGGCAATACTTTCAACTGGGGCACCGACCATTGAGGAGCAAAAGCCTGCACCTGTGACTCTCAGAGATGGGGGGCATTTCAACCCCACCAAGTACTTTGTGGAAGAGGTGGTGACAAGTGTTGATGAATCTGATCTGTATCGGACTTGGATCAAGGTGGTTGCCACCAGGAACACCAGGGAGAGGAGTTCAAGGTTGGAGAACATGTGCTGGCGCATTTGGCACCTCACTCGCAAGAAAAAACAG TTGGAATGGGAGGAATCCCAGAGGGTGGCACACCGAAGATGGGAGAGAGAACAAGGTCGCAGAGAAGCAACAGAGGACATGTCTGAAGACTTGTCAGAAGGAGAAAAAGGCGATGGTATCGGAGAGATGATGCAAAGTGAGACCCCAAAGGAAAAAATCCAGCGTCAGATTTCCAACTTGGAAGTATGGTCTGAtgacaaaaaggaaaagaagctCTATCTTGTCCTCTTAAG CTTGCACGGATTGGTTCGAGGAGAAAACATGGAGCTCGGTCGAGATTCTGATACTGGTGGACAG ATTAAATATGTGGTAGAACTTGCTCGTGCACTTGCAAAAATGCCTGGAGTATATAGAGTTGATCTGTTTACACGCCAAATCTCATCCCCTGAAATTGACTGGAGCTATGGAGAGCCTACAGAAATGCTAACTGTGGgtggagatgatgatgataacaTTGGGGAGAGCAGTGGTGCATATATCATACGAATACCCTTTGGTCCACGAGATAAGTACCTCCAGAAAGAACTTCTTTGGCCTTACATTCAAGAATTTGTTGATGGAGCATTAGCTCACATTCTCAACATGTCAAAAGTCTTGGGTGAACAAGTTGGTGGGGGACAACCTGTGTGGCCATATGTAATTCATGGACATTATGCTGATGCTGGAGACAGTGCTGCAATTCTTTCAGGTGCCTTGAATGTACCAATGGTGCTGACAGGCCATTCACTCGGAAGAAACAAGCTTGAACAACTTCTTAAGCAGGGACGTCAATCAAAAGAAGATATCAATTCAACATACAAGATGATGAGGAGGATTGAGGCAGAAGAACTTTCTCTGGATGCAGCAGAACTTGTTATCACTAGTACAAAGCAAGAAATTGAGGAGCAGTGGGGACTTTATGATGGATTTGATGTCAAGCTTGAGAAAGTATTGCGAGCTCGCGCTAGGCGTGGTGTGAACTGTCATGGTCGATTCATGCCCAGAATGGCG GTTATCCCTCCTGGAATGGACTTTAGCAATGTTATGAGCCAGGAAGATGGCCCTGAAGCTGATGGAGAGATTTTTCAGCTTACTGCAAGTGTTGAAGGGTCTTCACCAAAAGCAATGCCATCAATTTGGTCAGAA GTGATGCGTTTCTTTAGGAATCCTCACAAGCCAGTGATCTTGGCCTTATCAAGGCCAGATCCAAAGAAGAACTTAACCACTCTTTTAAAAGCCTATGGAGAAAGCCGTCCCTTAAGAGAACTTGCTAACCTT GTTCTCATAATGGGAAATAGGGATGACATAGATGAGATGTCTTCTGGTAATGCTAGTGTGCTCACAACAGTGTTGAAAATGATTGATAAGTATGACCTATATGGGCGAGTGGCATACCCTAAACATCACAAGCAATCTGATGTTCCAGAGATATACCGATTTGCCGCAAAAACAAAG gGTGTTTTCATCAATCCTGCTTTAGTGGAACCTTTTGGTCTTACTTTAATTGAG GCAGCAGCACATGGGCTTCCAATGGTGGCCACTAAAAACGGGGGACCAGTGGACATTCATAgg GCCCTGAACAATGGTTTACTTGTGGATCCTCATGATCAGCAAGCAATTGCTGATGCATTGATAAAGCTGTTGTCAGATAAAAACCTGTGGCATGAGTGCAGGAAAAATGGTTGGAAGAACATACACCTTTTCTCGTGGCCTGAACACTGCCGAACTTATCTGACAAGGGTGGCTGCCTGCAGGATGAGGCATCCACAATGGCAAACTAACACTCCTGGGAATGATATAAATGCTGAAGAGTCTTTCAATGACTCACTTAAGGATGTGCAGGACATGTCCCTTAGACTCTCTATTGATGCAGACTTAGCAGGTTTAGGATCCGGATCAGACACGCAAGACCAAGTTAAGCGTCTCCTGAGCAAGATGAAAAAACCAGATTCAGGTAGTTTAAATGACACTAACAAGTTGCCTGAAAATGTAACTGGGAAATATCCTCTTCTGTGGAGAAGACGTAGGTTGATCGTTATAGCACTTGATATCTATGATGACAAAGGAGCTCCTGGTCAGACAATGATCCAGATAGTGCAGAGGATCATTAAAGCTGCTCAATTAGACCCTCAAAATGCAAGAGTTTCTGGATTTGCTCTGTCAACAGCCATGCCAATGCTAGAAACAGTAGAGTTCCTCAAATCGGGCAACATTCAagcaaatgattttgatgttttgattTGCAGCAGTGGTAGTGAAGTTTACTATCCCGGAACTTACACGGAAGATGGAAAGCTTTTGCCTGATCCAGATTATGAAGCGCATATTGACTATCGTTGGGGTTGTGAAGGTCTAAGGAAAACCATTTGGAATCTTATGAGTACTGCTGAAGGTGAAAAAAAACCTTCAAGTCCCATTGAGGAAGATTTGAAAGCTAGCAATGCTCATTGCATATCATACAAAGTAAAGGATCTCACTAAG GCAAAGAGAGTTGATGACTTGAGACAAAAGCTTCGGATGCGAGGCCTACGTTGTCATCCTATGTACTGCAGGGGTTCATCTAGTGTGCAGGTTATTCCACTCCTTGCATCAAGAGCACAGGCACTCAG AAACTGGTGA
- the LOC106779669 gene encoding probable sucrose-phosphate synthase 3 isoform X1, giving the protein MAGNEWINGYLEAILSTGAPTIEEQKPAPVTLRDGGHFNPTKYFVEEVVTSVDESDLYRTWIKVVATRNTRERSSRLENMCWRIWHLTRKKKQLEWEESQRVAHRRWEREQGRREATEDMSEDLSEGEKGDGIGEMMQSETPKEKIQRQISNLEVWSDDKKEKKLYLVLLSLHGLVRGENMELGRDSDTGGQIKYVVELARALAKMPGVYRVDLFTRQISSPEIDWSYGEPTEMLTVGGDDDDNIGESSGAYIIRIPFGPRDKYLQKELLWPYIQEFVDGALAHILNMSKVLGEQVGGGQPVWPYVIHGHYADAGDSAAILSGALNVPMVLTGHSLGRNKLEQLLKQGRQSKEDINSTYKMMRRIEAEELSLDAAELVITSTKQEIEEQWGLYDGFDVKLEKVLRARARRGVNCHGRFMPRMAVIPPGMDFSNVMSQEDGPEADGEIFQLTASVEGSSPKAMPSIWSEVMRFFRNPHKPVILALSRPDPKKNLTTLLKAYGESRPLRELANLVLIMGNRDDIDEMSSGNASVLTTVLKMIDKYDLYGRVAYPKHHKQSDVPEIYRFAAKTKGVFINPALVEPFGLTLIEAAAHGLPMVATKNGGPVDIHRALNNGLLVDPHDQQAIADALIKLLSDKNLWHECRKNGWKNIHLFSWPEHCRTYLTRVAACRMRHPQWQTNTPGNDINAEESFNDSLKDVQDMSLRLSIDADLAGLGSGSDTQDQVKRLLSKMKKPDSGSLNDTNKLPENVTGKYPLLWRRRRLIVIALDIYDDKGAPGQTMIQIVQRIIKAAQLDPQNARVSGFALSTAMPMLETVEFLKSGNIQANDFDVLICSSGSEVYYPGTYTEDGKLLPDPDYEAHIDYRWGCEGLRKTIWNLMSTAEGEKKPSSPIEEDLKASNAHCISYKVKDLTKAKRVDDLRQKLRMRGLRCHPMYCRGSSSVQVIPLLASRAQALRYLFVRWGLNVANMFVFLGETGDTDYEELISGTHKTIIMKGVVSNGSEAILRGPGSYQREDVVPNESPLVTCISETTEDKIANTLKELSKSGIM; this is encoded by the exons ATGGCGGGGAATGAATGGATTAATGGGTACTTGGAGGCAATACTTTCAACTGGGGCACCGACCATTGAGGAGCAAAAGCCTGCACCTGTGACTCTCAGAGATGGGGGGCATTTCAACCCCACCAAGTACTTTGTGGAAGAGGTGGTGACAAGTGTTGATGAATCTGATCTGTATCGGACTTGGATCAAGGTGGTTGCCACCAGGAACACCAGGGAGAGGAGTTCAAGGTTGGAGAACATGTGCTGGCGCATTTGGCACCTCACTCGCAAGAAAAAACAG TTGGAATGGGAGGAATCCCAGAGGGTGGCACACCGAAGATGGGAGAGAGAACAAGGTCGCAGAGAAGCAACAGAGGACATGTCTGAAGACTTGTCAGAAGGAGAAAAAGGCGATGGTATCGGAGAGATGATGCAAAGTGAGACCCCAAAGGAAAAAATCCAGCGTCAGATTTCCAACTTGGAAGTATGGTCTGAtgacaaaaaggaaaagaagctCTATCTTGTCCTCTTAAG CTTGCACGGATTGGTTCGAGGAGAAAACATGGAGCTCGGTCGAGATTCTGATACTGGTGGACAG ATTAAATATGTGGTAGAACTTGCTCGTGCACTTGCAAAAATGCCTGGAGTATATAGAGTTGATCTGTTTACACGCCAAATCTCATCCCCTGAAATTGACTGGAGCTATGGAGAGCCTACAGAAATGCTAACTGTGGgtggagatgatgatgataacaTTGGGGAGAGCAGTGGTGCATATATCATACGAATACCCTTTGGTCCACGAGATAAGTACCTCCAGAAAGAACTTCTTTGGCCTTACATTCAAGAATTTGTTGATGGAGCATTAGCTCACATTCTCAACATGTCAAAAGTCTTGGGTGAACAAGTTGGTGGGGGACAACCTGTGTGGCCATATGTAATTCATGGACATTATGCTGATGCTGGAGACAGTGCTGCAATTCTTTCAGGTGCCTTGAATGTACCAATGGTGCTGACAGGCCATTCACTCGGAAGAAACAAGCTTGAACAACTTCTTAAGCAGGGACGTCAATCAAAAGAAGATATCAATTCAACATACAAGATGATGAGGAGGATTGAGGCAGAAGAACTTTCTCTGGATGCAGCAGAACTTGTTATCACTAGTACAAAGCAAGAAATTGAGGAGCAGTGGGGACTTTATGATGGATTTGATGTCAAGCTTGAGAAAGTATTGCGAGCTCGCGCTAGGCGTGGTGTGAACTGTCATGGTCGATTCATGCCCAGAATGGCG GTTATCCCTCCTGGAATGGACTTTAGCAATGTTATGAGCCAGGAAGATGGCCCTGAAGCTGATGGAGAGATTTTTCAGCTTACTGCAAGTGTTGAAGGGTCTTCACCAAAAGCAATGCCATCAATTTGGTCAGAA GTGATGCGTTTCTTTAGGAATCCTCACAAGCCAGTGATCTTGGCCTTATCAAGGCCAGATCCAAAGAAGAACTTAACCACTCTTTTAAAAGCCTATGGAGAAAGCCGTCCCTTAAGAGAACTTGCTAACCTT GTTCTCATAATGGGAAATAGGGATGACATAGATGAGATGTCTTCTGGTAATGCTAGTGTGCTCACAACAGTGTTGAAAATGATTGATAAGTATGACCTATATGGGCGAGTGGCATACCCTAAACATCACAAGCAATCTGATGTTCCAGAGATATACCGATTTGCCGCAAAAACAAAG gGTGTTTTCATCAATCCTGCTTTAGTGGAACCTTTTGGTCTTACTTTAATTGAG GCAGCAGCACATGGGCTTCCAATGGTGGCCACTAAAAACGGGGGACCAGTGGACATTCATAgg GCCCTGAACAATGGTTTACTTGTGGATCCTCATGATCAGCAAGCAATTGCTGATGCATTGATAAAGCTGTTGTCAGATAAAAACCTGTGGCATGAGTGCAGGAAAAATGGTTGGAAGAACATACACCTTTTCTCGTGGCCTGAACACTGCCGAACTTATCTGACAAGGGTGGCTGCCTGCAGGATGAGGCATCCACAATGGCAAACTAACACTCCTGGGAATGATATAAATGCTGAAGAGTCTTTCAATGACTCACTTAAGGATGTGCAGGACATGTCCCTTAGACTCTCTATTGATGCAGACTTAGCAGGTTTAGGATCCGGATCAGACACGCAAGACCAAGTTAAGCGTCTCCTGAGCAAGATGAAAAAACCAGATTCAGGTAGTTTAAATGACACTAACAAGTTGCCTGAAAATGTAACTGGGAAATATCCTCTTCTGTGGAGAAGACGTAGGTTGATCGTTATAGCACTTGATATCTATGATGACAAAGGAGCTCCTGGTCAGACAATGATCCAGATAGTGCAGAGGATCATTAAAGCTGCTCAATTAGACCCTCAAAATGCAAGAGTTTCTGGATTTGCTCTGTCAACAGCCATGCCAATGCTAGAAACAGTAGAGTTCCTCAAATCGGGCAACATTCAagcaaatgattttgatgttttgattTGCAGCAGTGGTAGTGAAGTTTACTATCCCGGAACTTACACGGAAGATGGAAAGCTTTTGCCTGATCCAGATTATGAAGCGCATATTGACTATCGTTGGGGTTGTGAAGGTCTAAGGAAAACCATTTGGAATCTTATGAGTACTGCTGAAGGTGAAAAAAAACCTTCAAGTCCCATTGAGGAAGATTTGAAAGCTAGCAATGCTCATTGCATATCATACAAAGTAAAGGATCTCACTAAG GCAAAGAGAGTTGATGACTTGAGACAAAAGCTTCGGATGCGAGGCCTACGTTGTCATCCTATGTACTGCAGGGGTTCATCTAGTGTGCAGGTTATTCCACTCCTTGCATCAAGAGCACAGGCACTCAG GTATCTCTTTGTCCGCTGGGGACTGAATGTTGCAaacatgtttgtttttcttgGAGAAACTGGTGACACAGATTATGAGGAGTTGATTTCTGGAACTCACAAGACCATTATCATGAAGGGTGTTGTGTCTAATGGTTCAGAAGCAATACTTAGAGGTCCAGGAAGCTACCAAAGAGAGGACGTTGTACCCAATGAGAGTCCTCTTGTGACATGCATTAGTGAAACAACTGAGGACAAGATTGCCAATACTTTGAAGGAACTATCAAAATCTGGGATAATGTGA